One Pseudomonas sp. AN-1 genomic region harbors:
- a CDS encoding YggS family pyridoxal phosphate-dependent enzyme — protein MSTIPDNIAKVRTRIREAEQAGGRAAGSVQLLAVSKTKPPAALREAFACGQRDFGENYLQEALAKQAELADLDLAWHFIGPIQSNKTRPLAEHFAWVHSVDRLKIAERLSAQRPANLPPLNVCLQVNVSGETSKSGCSPEELPALAAAVAALPNLCLRGLMAIPEPTPDVAAQRAAFARLRALRDSLPLPLDTLSMGMSDDLEAAIAEGASWVRIGSALFGARDYPHKSSASPAS, from the coding sequence ATGTCCACGATCCCAGACAATATTGCAAAGGTCCGAACACGCATCCGTGAGGCAGAGCAAGCCGGCGGCCGTGCCGCCGGCAGCGTGCAGCTGCTGGCGGTGAGCAAGACCAAGCCGCCCGCAGCGCTGCGCGAGGCCTTCGCCTGCGGCCAGCGCGACTTCGGCGAGAACTACCTGCAGGAGGCCCTGGCCAAGCAGGCCGAGCTGGCCGACCTCGACCTCGCCTGGCACTTCATCGGCCCGATCCAGTCGAACAAGACCAGGCCGCTGGCCGAGCACTTCGCCTGGGTGCACTCGGTGGACCGCCTGAAGATCGCCGAACGCCTGTCCGCCCAGCGCCCCGCCAACCTGCCGCCGCTGAACGTCTGCCTGCAGGTCAACGTCAGCGGCGAGACCAGCAAGTCCGGCTGCTCGCCCGAAGAACTGCCGGCGCTGGCCGCCGCCGTGGCGGCGCTGCCCAACCTGTGCCTGCGCGGCCTGATGGCCATCCCCGAACCCACCCCCGATGTCGCCGCCCAGCGCGCCGCCTTCGCCCGCCTGCGCGCCCTGCGCGACAGCCTGCCGCTGCCGCTCGACACCCTGTCGATGGGCATGAGCGACGACCTCGAGGCGGCCATCGCCGAAGGCGCCAGCTGGGTGCGCATCGGCAGCGCGCTGTTCGGCGCCCGCGACTACCCTCACAAATCATCCGCGAGCCCCGCCTCCTGA
- the proC gene encoding pyrroline-5-carboxylate reductase, whose translation MTHPRIAFVGAGNMATSLIGGLIARAVPAARISASEPFAEQRERVAREHGIAVFEDNAAAVAGADIVVLAVKPQVMKEVCLALAPALPAHALIVSIAAGIPCASLERWLGAKAIVRCMPNTPALLHQGASGLYANAHTSATQREQAEALLEAVGLALWLDEEAQIDAVTAVSGSGPAYFFLLMEAMTAAGERLGLSAETASLLARQTALGAARMALASDVDPAELRRRVTSPKGTTEAAIKTFQAGGFEALVEQALQAAAHRSAELAEQLGQ comes from the coding sequence ATGACTCATCCGCGTATCGCCTTCGTCGGCGCCGGCAACATGGCCACCAGCCTGATCGGCGGCCTGATCGCCCGCGCCGTGCCCGCCGCGCGCATCAGCGCCAGCGAACCGTTCGCCGAGCAGCGCGAGCGCGTCGCCCGCGAACACGGCATTGCGGTGTTCGAAGACAATGCCGCCGCGGTGGCCGGCGCCGACATCGTGGTGCTGGCGGTCAAGCCGCAGGTGATGAAGGAGGTCTGCCTGGCGCTGGCCCCGGCGCTGCCGGCCCATGCGCTGATCGTCTCCATCGCCGCCGGCATCCCCTGCGCCAGCCTGGAGCGCTGGCTGGGCGCCAAGGCCATCGTGCGCTGCATGCCCAACACCCCGGCGCTGCTCCACCAGGGCGCCAGCGGTCTGTACGCCAACGCGCACACCAGCGCCACCCAACGCGAGCAGGCCGAGGCGCTGCTGGAGGCGGTCGGCCTGGCGCTGTGGCTGGACGAGGAGGCGCAGATCGACGCGGTCACCGCGGTATCCGGCAGCGGCCCGGCCTACTTCTTCCTGCTGATGGAGGCGATGACCGCCGCCGGCGAGCGCCTCGGCCTGTCCGCCGAGACCGCCAGCCTGCTGGCCCGGCAGACCGCCCTGGGTGCCGCGCGCATGGCCCTGGCCAGCGACGTCGACCCGGCCGAGCTGCGTCGCCGGGTGACCTCGCCCAAGGGCACCACCGAGGCGGCGATCAAGACCTTCCAGGCCGGCGGCTTCGAGGCGCTGGTCGAGCAGGCCCTGCAGGCCGCCGCCCACCGCTCGGCGGAGCTCGCCGAGCAGCTCGGCCAGTAA
- a CDS encoding DUF3392 domain-containing protein, translating into MEAMLELFVTASRWCRGHLDEIALGLMAALLVVLGPSFKAWTQQRVGSMNFVLRTLMFVALCAAVYGAAIVYLPPWLVRGLEQLNNYTLAPVLVTTLVAIGMLAERN; encoded by the coding sequence ATGGAAGCCATGCTCGAGCTTTTCGTCACCGCTTCGCGCTGGTGCCGTGGTCATCTCGACGAGATCGCGCTGGGCCTGATGGCCGCCCTGCTGGTCGTACTGGGCCCCAGCTTCAAGGCATGGACGCAACAGAGAGTCGGCAGCATGAACTTCGTGCTGCGCACCCTGATGTTCGTTGCCCTCTGCGCCGCAGTGTATGGCGCTGCCATCGTCTACCTGCCGCCCTGGCTGGTCAGGGGGCTGGAGCAGCTGAACAACTACACCCTGGCGCCGGTGCTGGTCACCACCCTGGTCGCCATCGGCATGCTGGCCGAGCGCAACTGA
- a CDS encoding YggT family protein, producing the protein MNGLNTAAIYVLQTLGSLYLLIVLLRFILQLVRADFYNPLSQFAVKATKPLLNPLRKVIPGFGGLDLASLVLAILIQLLLMALTLLLMGIGIAALLPQLLIWAVIGVTALFLKVFFFALIASVILSWVAPGSYNPAAQLINQICEPLLMPIRRLLPNLGGLDISPIFAFIALNLVDMLVIRNLAAMSQMPQLLSPFL; encoded by the coding sequence ATGAACGGACTCAATACCGCGGCCATCTACGTGCTGCAGACCCTCGGCAGCCTGTACCTGCTGATCGTCCTGCTGCGTTTCATCCTGCAGCTGGTACGCGCCGACTTCTACAACCCGCTCAGCCAGTTCGCGGTCAAGGCCACCAAGCCGCTGCTCAATCCGCTGCGCAAGGTGATCCCCGGCTTCGGCGGGCTGGATCTGGCGTCGCTGGTGCTGGCGATCCTGATCCAGCTGCTGCTGATGGCGCTGACCCTGCTGCTGATGGGCATAGGCATCGCCGCCCTGCTGCCGCAACTGCTGATCTGGGCGGTGATCGGCGTCACCGCGCTGTTCCTCAAGGTGTTCTTCTTCGCCCTGATCGCCAGCGTGATCCTCTCCTGGGTCGCCCCGGGCAGCTACAACCCGGCGGCGCAACTGATCAACCAGATCTGCGAGCCGCTGCTGATGCCGATCCGCCGCCTGCTGCCCAATCTCGGCGGCCTGGACATCTCGCCGATCTTCGCCTTCATCGCGCTGAACCTGGTCGACATGCTGGTGATCCGCAACCTCGCGGCGATGAGCCAGATGCCGCAGCTGCTCAGCCCGTTCCTCTGA
- the metW gene encoding methionine biosynthesis protein MetW translates to MRADLEIIQEWIPSGSRVLDLGCGGGELLAFLRDHKQVHGYGLERDPDKIAQCLDRGVNVIEQDLDQGLDHFGDDSFDVVVMTQTLQAVHYPDRLLRDMLRVGKTCIITFPNFGHWRCRWYLARRGEMPRSDFLPYTWYNTPNIHFCTFRDFEALCREQQLRVLDRLAVDRDHRLRALARLWPNLLGEIGIYRVTR, encoded by the coding sequence ATGCGTGCCGATCTGGAAATCATTCAGGAATGGATCCCCTCCGGCAGCCGGGTCCTCGACCTCGGCTGCGGCGGCGGCGAGCTGCTGGCCTTCCTCCGCGACCACAAGCAGGTGCACGGCTACGGCCTGGAGCGCGATCCGGACAAGATCGCCCAGTGCCTGGACCGCGGCGTCAACGTCATCGAGCAGGACCTGGACCAGGGCCTCGACCACTTCGGCGACGACAGCTTCGACGTGGTGGTGATGACCCAGACCCTGCAGGCCGTGCACTACCCCGACCGCCTGCTGCGCGACATGCTGCGCGTGGGCAAGACCTGCATCATCACCTTCCCCAACTTCGGCCACTGGCGCTGCCGCTGGTACCTGGCGCGCCGCGGCGAGATGCCGCGCTCCGATTTCCTGCCCTACACCTGGTACAACACACCGAACATCCACTTCTGCACCTTCCGCGACTTCGAGGCGCTGTGCCGCGAGCAGCAGCTGCGCGTGCTCGACCGCCTGGCCGTGGACCGCGACCACCGCCTGCGTGCGCTCGCCCGGCTGTGGCCTAATCTGTTGGGTGAGATCGGCATCTACCGCGTTACCCGCTGA
- a CDS encoding DUF4426 domain-containing protein — translation MRRLALMLLTLSLALPAAAERLQRFGDLEVHYNVFNSSFLQPDIAAASGLTRSKTQGVVNVAVMRAGKAVPAAAVSGTVKNLLGQSKPLAFQRVSEGEGDKQAVYHLAQFPVTEREVLTFDLKVQEGGATHNLTFNQEVFPDE, via the coding sequence ATGCGTCGTCTAGCTCTCATGCTGCTCACCCTGAGCCTGGCCCTGCCGGCCGCCGCCGAGCGTCTGCAACGCTTCGGCGACCTCGAGGTGCACTACAACGTGTTCAACTCCAGCTTCCTGCAGCCGGACATCGCCGCCGCCTCCGGGCTGACCCGCAGCAAGACCCAGGGCGTGGTCAACGTCGCCGTGATGCGCGCCGGCAAGGCGGTGCCGGCCGCCGCGGTCAGCGGCACGGTGAAGAACCTGCTCGGCCAGAGCAAGCCGCTGGCCTTCCAGCGCGTCAGCGAGGGTGAAGGCGACAAGCAGGCGGTCTACCACCTGGCGCAGTTCCCGGTGACCGAGCGCGAGGTGCTGACCTTCGACCTCAAGGTGCAGGAAGGCGGCGCCACCCACAACCTCACCTTCAACCAGGAAGTGTTCCCCGACGAATGA
- a CDS encoding thiazole synthase, which yields MTQSSRTDKPLVLAGRTYNSRLLVGTGKYKDLDETRRAIEASGAEIVTVAVRRTNIGQNPGEPNLLDVISPDKYTILPNTAGCYDAVEAVRTCRLARELLDGHNLVKLEVLADQKTLFPNVIETLKAAEVLVRDGFDVMVYTSDDPIIARQLAEIGCIAVMPLAGLIGTGLGICNPYNLRIILEEASVPVLVDAGVGTASDATIAMELGCEAVLMNSAIAHAQDPVLMAEAMKHAIVAGRLAYLAGRMPKKLYASASSPLEGLIR from the coding sequence ATGACCCAGTCCTCCCGCACCGACAAGCCGCTGGTTCTCGCCGGCCGCACCTACAACTCGCGCCTGCTGGTCGGTACCGGCAAGTACAAGGATCTCGACGAGACCCGCCGCGCCATCGAGGCTTCCGGCGCGGAGATCGTCACCGTCGCCGTGCGCCGCACCAACATCGGCCAGAATCCCGGCGAGCCGAATCTGCTCGACGTGATCAGCCCGGACAAGTACACCATCCTGCCCAACACCGCTGGCTGCTACGACGCGGTGGAGGCGGTGCGCACCTGCCGCCTGGCCCGCGAGCTGCTCGACGGTCACAATCTGGTCAAGCTGGAAGTGCTGGCCGACCAGAAGACCCTGTTCCCCAACGTCATCGAGACCCTCAAGGCCGCCGAAGTGCTGGTCAGGGACGGTTTCGACGTGATGGTCTACACCAGCGACGATCCGATCATCGCCCGCCAGCTGGCCGAGATCGGCTGCATCGCGGTGATGCCGCTGGCCGGCCTGATCGGCACGGGCCTGGGCATCTGCAACCCGTACAACCTGCGCATCATCCTCGAGGAGGCCAGCGTGCCGGTGCTGGTGGATGCCGGCGTGGGCACCGCCTCCGACGCCACCATCGCCATGGAGCTGGGCTGCGAGGCGGTGCTGATGAACAGCGCCATCGCCCACGCCCAGGATCCGGTGCTGATGGCCGAGGCGATGAAGCACGCCATCGTCGCCGGCCGCCTGGCCTACCTGGCCGGGCGCATGCCGAAGAAGCTGTACGCCAGCGCCTCGTCGCCGCTGGAAGGCTTGATCCGTTAA
- the trmB gene encoding tRNA (guanosine(46)-N7)-methyltransferase TrmB translates to MRTIKSFVMRAGRMTEGQQRGLELGWPKFGLQLEDGLRDFDQLFGRTAPRTFEIGFGMGHATLEMAAAAPEQDFIGVEVHRPGVGALLSGALAQDLTNIRVYSCDALDVLRQCVADASLDRVLLFFPDPWHKAKHNKRRIVQPAFAELVRQKLRVGGVLHMATDWQPYAEHMLEVMSAAPGYRNLAADGGYVPRPEERPVTKFERRGERLGHGVWDLKFQRVD, encoded by the coding sequence ATGCGCACCATCAAGAGCTTCGTGATGCGCGCCGGGCGCATGACGGAAGGGCAGCAGCGCGGCCTCGAGCTGGGCTGGCCGAAGTTCGGCCTGCAGCTGGAGGACGGCCTGCGCGACTTCGACCAGCTGTTCGGACGCACCGCGCCGCGCACCTTCGAGATCGGCTTCGGCATGGGCCACGCGACCCTGGAGATGGCCGCCGCGGCGCCGGAGCAGGACTTCATCGGCGTCGAGGTGCACAGGCCGGGCGTCGGCGCCCTGCTCAGCGGCGCCCTGGCGCAGGACCTGACCAACATCCGCGTGTACAGCTGCGATGCGCTGGACGTGCTGCGCCAGTGCGTGGCCGACGCCAGCCTGGATCGCGTGCTGCTGTTCTTCCCCGATCCCTGGCACAAGGCCAAGCACAACAAGCGCCGCATCGTGCAGCCGGCGTTCGCCGAGCTGGTGCGGCAGAAGCTCAGGGTCGGTGGCGTGCTGCACATGGCCACCGACTGGCAGCCCTATGCCGAGCACATGCTCGAGGTGATGAGCGCGGCGCCCGGCTACCGCAACCTGGCGGCGGACGGCGGCTACGTGCCGCGCCCGGAGGAGCGCCCGGTCACCAAGTTCGAGCGTCGCGGCGAGCGCCTCGGCCACGGCGTGTGGGACCTCAAGTTCCAGCGCGTCGACTGA
- the metX gene encoding homoserine O-succinyltransferase MetX → MPTVFAEDSVGLVSPQVLHFKDPLPLACGRQLADYELVYETYGTLNAERSNAVLICHALSGHHHAAGYHSPEDRKPGWWDSCIGPGKPIDTRKFFVVSLNNLGGCNGSTGPGSRNPETGRAYGADFPVLTVEDWVHSQARLADALGIDQWAAVVGGSLGGMQALQWSISYPERLRHCVVIASAPKLSAQNIAFNEVARQAILTDPEFHGGHFQEQGTIPKRGLMLARMVGHITYLSDDAMGEKFGRELKTDQLNYDFHSVEFQVESYLRYQGEEFSGRFDANTYLLMTKALDYFDPAAAHDGDLVKTLEPARANFCVVSFSTDWRFSPARSREIVDALVAAKKNVSYLEIESAHGHDAFLIPSPRYIQGFGRYMNRIAV, encoded by the coding sequence ATGCCCACCGTCTTCGCGGAAGATTCCGTCGGCCTGGTCAGTCCCCAGGTCCTGCATTTCAAGGATCCCCTCCCGCTCGCCTGCGGCCGCCAGCTGGCCGACTACGAGCTGGTCTACGAAACCTACGGCACGCTCAACGCCGAGCGCAGCAACGCCGTGCTGATCTGCCATGCGCTCTCCGGCCATCACCACGCCGCCGGCTACCACAGCCCCGAGGACCGCAAGCCGGGCTGGTGGGACAGCTGCATCGGCCCCGGCAAGCCGATCGACACCCGCAAGTTCTTCGTCGTCAGCCTCAACAACCTCGGCGGCTGCAACGGCTCCACCGGCCCCGGCAGCCGCAATCCGGAGACCGGCCGCGCCTACGGCGCCGACTTCCCGGTGCTGACCGTGGAGGACTGGGTGCACAGCCAGGCACGCCTGGCCGACGCCCTCGGCATCGATCAGTGGGCTGCGGTGGTCGGCGGCAGCCTCGGCGGCATGCAGGCCCTGCAGTGGAGCATCAGCTACCCCGAGCGCCTGCGCCACTGCGTGGTGATCGCCTCGGCGCCCAAGCTGTCGGCGCAGAACATCGCCTTCAACGAGGTGGCACGCCAGGCGATCCTCACCGACCCGGAGTTCCACGGCGGCCACTTCCAGGAACAGGGCACCATTCCCAAGCGCGGGCTGATGCTGGCGCGCATGGTCGGCCACATCACCTACCTGTCCGATGACGCCATGGGCGAGAAATTCGGCCGCGAGCTGAAGACCGACCAGCTCAACTACGACTTCCACAGCGTCGAGTTCCAGGTGGAGAGCTACCTGCGCTACCAGGGCGAGGAGTTCTCCGGGCGCTTCGACGCCAACACCTACCTGCTGATGACCAAGGCGCTGGACTACTTCGACCCGGCCGCCGCCCACGACGGCGACCTGGTGAAGACCCTCGAACCGGCCCGCGCCAACTTCTGCGTGGTCTCCTTCTCCACCGACTGGCGCTTCTCGCCGGCGCGCTCGCGGGAGATCGTCGACGCCCTGGTGGCGGCGAAGAAGAACGTCAGCTACCTGGAGATCGAGTCGGCCCACGGCCACGACGCCTTCCTCATCCCGAGCCCGCGCTACATCCAGGGCTTCGGTCGCTACATGAACCGTATTGCCGTGTAA
- a CDS encoding DUF167 domain-containing protein yields the protein MAWFRWDGADLVLDCHLQPKASKDEFAGLHGERLKIRLTAPPVEGKANAHLLAFLGKAFGVAKSQVSLESGELNRQKRVRIRAPQKLPAELAGELEGGRPM from the coding sequence ATGGCCTGGTTCCGCTGGGACGGCGCGGACCTGGTCCTCGACTGCCACCTGCAGCCCAAGGCGAGCAAGGACGAGTTCGCCGGGCTGCACGGCGAGCGCCTGAAGATCCGCCTCACCGCGCCGCCGGTGGAGGGCAAGGCCAACGCCCACCTGCTGGCCTTCCTCGGCAAGGCCTTCGGTGTGGCCAAGAGCCAGGTCAGTCTGGAGAGCGGCGAGCTCAACCGGCAGAAGCGCGTGCGCATCCGCGCGCCGCAGAAGCTGCCGGCCGAGCTGGCCGGCGAACTCGAAGGCGGCCGCCCGATGTAG
- the hemW gene encoding radical SAM family heme chaperone HemW, producing the protein MALYVHIPWCVRKCPYCDFNSHAAGPELPEEAYVDALLADLDLDLPAAHGRELGSIFFGGGTPSLFSARALDSLLQGVERRLGFARDIEITLEANPGTFEQAKFRDYRSLGINRLSIGVQSFQTEQLKALGRIHDGLEAVRAAGMARAAGFDNFNLDLMHGLPGQDVEGALADLRQAIDLGPTHLSWYQLTLEPNTLFWSQPPEIPEDDILWDIQEAGQALLAAEGFAQYETSAYARDGRRARHNLNYWTFGDFLGIGAGAHAKLSEPDGRIRRSWKTRLPRDYLDPAKRFQAGERVLEASELPFEFLMNALRLTAGVPAALFEQRTGLPLATLAEGCAAARAAGLLDSDPQWLRPTARGQLFLNDLLQHFLP; encoded by the coding sequence CTGGCGCTGTACGTGCACATCCCGTGGTGCGTGCGCAAGTGTCCGTACTGCGACTTCAACTCCCATGCCGCCGGCCCCGAGCTGCCGGAGGAGGCCTACGTCGACGCCCTGCTCGCCGACCTCGACCTTGACCTTCCCGCCGCCCACGGCCGCGAGCTGGGCTCGATCTTCTTCGGCGGCGGCACACCCAGCCTGTTCTCGGCGCGCGCCCTCGACAGCCTGCTGCAGGGTGTCGAGCGGCGCCTGGGCTTCGCCCGCGACATCGAGATCACCCTCGAGGCCAATCCCGGCACCTTCGAGCAGGCCAAGTTCCGCGACTACCGCAGCCTCGGCATCAACCGCCTGTCGATCGGCGTGCAGAGCTTCCAGACCGAGCAGCTCAAGGCACTGGGGCGCATCCACGACGGCCTCGAGGCGGTGCGCGCCGCCGGGATGGCCCGCGCGGCCGGCTTCGACAACTTCAACCTCGACCTGATGCACGGCCTGCCCGGCCAGGACGTCGAAGGCGCGCTGGCCGACCTGCGCCAGGCCATCGACCTGGGGCCGACCCACCTGTCCTGGTACCAGCTGACTCTGGAGCCGAACACGCTGTTCTGGAGCCAGCCGCCGGAGATCCCCGAGGACGACATCCTCTGGGACATCCAGGAGGCCGGCCAGGCGCTGCTCGCCGCCGAGGGCTTCGCCCAGTACGAGACCTCGGCCTACGCCCGCGATGGTCGCCGCGCCCGGCACAACCTCAACTACTGGACCTTCGGCGACTTCCTCGGCATCGGCGCCGGCGCCCACGCCAAGCTGAGCGAGCCGGACGGGCGCATCCGCCGCAGCTGGAAGACCCGCCTGCCCAGGGACTATCTCGACCCGGCCAAGCGCTTCCAGGCCGGCGAGCGGGTACTGGAGGCGAGCGAGCTGCCCTTCGAGTTCCTGATGAACGCCCTGCGCCTCACCGCGGGCGTGCCGGCCGCGCTGTTCGAGCAGCGCACCGGCCTGCCGCTGGCCACCCTCGCCGAGGGCTGCGCCGCGGCGCGCGCGGCCGGGCTGCTGGACAGCGATCCGCAGTGGCTCAGGCCCACCGCCCGCGGCCAGCTGTTCCTCAACGACCTGCTGCAGCACTTCCTGCCCTGA
- the rdgB gene encoding RdgB/HAM1 family non-canonical purine NTP pyrophosphatase has product MKALTELVLASHNAGKLKELQAMLGDAVRVRSVAEFSTVEPEETGLSFVENAILKARHAARVSGLPALADDSGLAVDALGGAPGIYSARYAGGKDDAANNAKLLAELADVPDAERGAQFVCALALVRHADDPLPILCEGLWHGRILHEARGEHGFGYDPLFWVPECDCASAELPAAEKNRLSHRARAMAQLKQRLGLA; this is encoded by the coding sequence ATGAAAGCCCTGACCGAACTGGTGCTGGCCAGCCACAACGCCGGCAAGCTCAAGGAACTGCAGGCCATGCTGGGCGACGCCGTGCGCGTGCGCTCGGTCGCCGAGTTCAGCACCGTCGAACCGGAAGAGACCGGCCTGTCGTTCGTCGAGAACGCCATTCTCAAGGCCCGCCACGCCGCCCGGGTGTCAGGCCTGCCGGCGCTGGCCGACGACTCCGGCCTCGCCGTGGACGCCCTCGGCGGCGCGCCGGGCATCTACTCGGCGCGCTACGCCGGCGGCAAGGACGACGCGGCCAACAACGCCAAGCTGCTCGCCGAACTGGCGGACGTGCCGGACGCCGAGCGCGGCGCCCAGTTCGTCTGCGCCCTAGCCTTGGTCCGCCATGCCGACGACCCGCTGCCGATCCTCTGCGAGGGCCTCTGGCACGGTCGCATCCTGCATGAGGCGCGCGGCGAGCACGGCTTCGGCTACGACCCGCTGTTCTGGGTGCCCGAATGCGACTGCGCCAGCGCCGAGCTGCCCGCCGCCGAGAAGAACCGCCTGAGCCACCGCGCCCGTGCCATGGCCCAGCTCAAGCAGCGGCTGGGGCTCGCTTGA
- a CDS encoding type IV pilus twitching motility protein PilT codes for MDITELLAFSAKQGASDLHLSAGLPPMIRVDGDVRRINLPPMEHKQVHALIYDIMNDKQRKDYEEFLETDFSFEVPGVARFRVNAFNQNRGAGAVFRTIPSRVLSMEDLGMGEVFKKVSDVPRGLVLVTGPTGSGKSTTLAAMLDYINNTKYHHILTIEDPIEFVHESKKCLVNQREVHRDTLGFAEALRSALREDPDIILVGEMRDLETIRLALTAAETGHLVFGTLHTTSAAKTIDRIVDVFPAEEKSMVRSMLSESLQAVISQTLLKKVGGGRVAAHEIMIGTPAIRNLIREDKVAQMYSAIQTGGALGMQTLDACLKTLVTKGLVSREAAREKAKAPESI; via the coding sequence ATGGATATTACCGAGCTGCTGGCCTTCAGCGCCAAGCAGGGCGCATCCGACCTGCACCTCTCCGCCGGCCTGCCGCCGATGATCCGCGTCGACGGCGACGTGCGTCGCATCAACCTGCCGCCGATGGAGCACAAGCAGGTGCATGCGCTGATCTACGACATCATGAACGACAAGCAGCGCAAGGATTACGAGGAGTTCCTCGAGACCGACTTCTCCTTCGAGGTGCCCGGCGTGGCGCGCTTCCGGGTCAACGCCTTCAACCAGAACCGCGGCGCCGGCGCAGTGTTCCGGACCATTCCCTCGCGGGTGCTGAGCATGGAAGACCTCGGCATGGGCGAGGTGTTCAAGAAGGTCTCCGACGTACCGCGCGGCCTGGTGCTGGTCACCGGCCCGACCGGCTCGGGCAAGTCGACCACCCTGGCGGCGATGCTCGACTACATCAACAACACCAAGTACCACCACATCCTCACCATCGAGGATCCGATCGAATTCGTCCACGAGTCGAAGAAGTGCCTGGTCAACCAGCGCGAGGTGCACCGCGACACCCTCGGCTTCGCCGAGGCGCTGCGCTCGGCGCTGCGCGAGGACCCGGACATCATCCTGGTCGGCGAGATGCGCGACCTGGAAACCATCCGCCTGGCGCTGACCGCGGCGGAAACCGGCCACCTGGTGTTCGGCACCCTGCACACCACCTCGGCGGCCAAGACCATCGACCGTATCGTCGACGTGTTCCCCGCCGAGGAGAAGTCCATGGTCCGCTCCATGCTCTCCGAGTCGCTGCAGGCGGTGATCTCGCAGACCCTGCTGAAGAAGGTCGGCGGCGGCCGGGTGGCCGCCCACGAGATCATGATCGGCACCCCGGCGATCCGTAACCTGATCCGCGAGGACAAGGTGGCGCAGATGTACTCGGCGATCCAGACCGGCGGCGCGCTGGGCATGCAGACCCTCGACGCCTGTCTGAAGACGCTGGTGACCAAGGGGCTGGTCAGCCGCGAGGCCGCCCGCGAGAAGGCCAAGGCACCGGAAAGCATCTGA
- a CDS encoding PilT/PilU family type 4a pilus ATPase gives MEFEKLLRLMVEKGGSDLFITAGVPPSMKVNGRILPVTKTAMSPEQTRETVLGVMNEHQRREFAGNHECNFAISARGIGRFRVSAFYQRNLVGMVLRRIETQIPTFDELQLPEVLKQLSMTKRGLVLFVGATGAGKSTSLAAMIGYRNKNSQGHIISIEDPIEFIHQHQGCIVTQREVGIDTESFEVALKNTLRQAPDVIMIGEVRTRETMDYAVAFAETGHLCLATLHANNANQALDRIIHFFPPDRHEQVWMDLSLNLKAIVAQQLVPTPDGKGRRAVIEVLINTPLAADLIRKGEVHELKNLMKRSTEQGMQTFDQALYQLYSNAEITYEDALAHADSANDLRLMIKLGSETDAEHLSNLTRSLSLEGSDEPQSGLRRR, from the coding sequence ATGGAATTCGAGAAACTGCTGCGCCTGATGGTCGAGAAGGGCGGCTCCGACCTGTTCATCACCGCCGGCGTGCCGCCGTCGATGAAGGTCAACGGGCGCATCCTGCCGGTGACCAAGACCGCCATGTCGCCGGAGCAGACCCGCGAGACGGTGCTGGGCGTGATGAACGAGCACCAGCGCCGCGAGTTCGCCGGCAACCACGAGTGCAACTTCGCCATCAGCGCCCGCGGCATCGGCCGCTTCCGGGTCAGCGCCTTCTACCAGCGCAACCTGGTGGGCATGGTGCTGCGCCGCATCGAGACGCAGATCCCCACCTTCGACGAACTCCAGCTGCCCGAGGTGCTCAAGCAGCTGTCGATGACCAAGCGCGGCCTGGTGCTGTTCGTCGGCGCCACCGGCGCGGGCAAGTCCACCTCGCTGGCGGCGATGATCGGCTACCGCAACAAGAACTCGCAGGGGCACATCATCTCCATCGAGGACCCCATCGAGTTCATCCACCAGCACCAGGGCTGCATCGTCACCCAGCGCGAGGTGGGCATCGACACCGAGTCCTTCGAGGTGGCGCTGAAGAACACCCTGCGCCAGGCGCCGGACGTGATCATGATCGGCGAGGTGCGCACCCGCGAGACCATGGACTACGCGGTGGCCTTCGCCGAGACCGGTCACCTGTGCCTGGCCACCCTGCACGCCAACAACGCCAACCAGGCGCTCGACCGCATCATCCACTTCTTCCCGCCGGACCGTCACGAGCAGGTGTGGATGGACCTGTCGCTCAACCTCAAGGCCATCGTCGCCCAGCAGCTGGTGCCGACGCCCGATGGCAAGGGGCGCCGCGCGGTGATCGAGGTGCTGATCAACACGCCGCTGGCCGCCGACCTGATCCGCAAGGGCGAGGTGCACGAGCTGAAGAACCTGATGAAGCGCTCCACCGAGCAGGGCATGCAGACCTTCGACCAGGCGCTCTACCAGCTGTACAGCAATGCCGAGATCACCTACGAGGACGCCCTGGCCCACGCCGACTCGGCCAACGACCTGCGCCTGATGATCAAGCTCGGCTCGGAGACCGATGCCGAGCACCTGAGCAACCTGACCCGCAGTCTCAGCCTGGAAGGCAGCGACGAGCCGCAGAGCGGCCTGCGCCGGCGCTGA